In Bos indicus x Bos taurus breed Angus x Brahman F1 hybrid chromosome 1, Bos_hybrid_MaternalHap_v2.0, whole genome shotgun sequence, a single window of DNA contains:
- the LOC113897185 gene encoding collagen alpha chain-like, whose translation MPGSGEPSWFLHAQRVWPAGGPRGEGPWPACSWPLGAPAADGRLPELRRGRGPSSTLSCPPSPSAGQRGPRGPMSRPGGSGRDGGDLEQEPGGRGTFR comes from the exons ATGCCCGGTTCAGGAGAACCTAGCTGGTTTCTGCACGCGCAGCGGGTCTGGCCCGCGGGGGGGCCCCGAGGAGAAGGCCCGTGGCCTGCGTGCTCGTGGCCCCTCGGGGCGCCGGCGGCTGACGGGCGGTTGCCAGAGCTCCGGAGGGGCCGGGGGCCTTCGTCGACCCTCAGCTGCCCACCGTCGCCGTCTGCTGGGCAGCGAGGTCCCCGCGGCCCGATGAGCCGGCCCGGCGGGAGCGGCCGCGACGGCGGCGACCTGGAGCAGGAGCCGGGCGGCCGCG GAACCTTCCGATAG